The following coding sequences lie in one Syngnathus scovelli strain Florida chromosome 1, RoL_Ssco_1.2, whole genome shotgun sequence genomic window:
- the LOC125989889 gene encoding janus kinase and microtubule-interacting protein 3-like: MLYEALPQRDCPATDGEKASHAGVNDVLTADQREELRSAVDQWKRALMCELRERDACILQERMDLLHSAQQRNKELKEFIEAQKRQIKQLEEKFLFLFLFFSLAFILWP; this comes from the exons atgttgtacgaggcgctaccgcagcgggactgccccgccacggacggcgaaaaagccagccacgctggcgtgaatgacgtgctgacggcggatcagagagaagagcttaggagcgccgtggaccaatggaagcgagccctgatgtgcgagttgagggagcgcgacgcttgcatcctccaagagagaatggatctgctgcacagcgcgcaacag aggaacaaagagctgaaagaattcatcgaagctcagaagagacaaatcaaacaattggaggagaagtttctgtttctctttctattcttctccttggccttcattctgtggccctaa